In Deltaproteobacteria bacterium, the following proteins share a genomic window:
- a CDS encoding AsmA family protein, with translation MRLKWILGIAVALMLALIVTIYAIVSSYDFNDLKPRIVQAVKDATGRELTLGGDIELDIGLTPALVVEDVSFQNAPWGSRTELAKIRRLEVQVHVLPLISGTIEVKRLILIEPDILIETNSSGKSNFVFEAPKEMEFEKSKEEATADGEATIPELIFSDVRIENGRLTYKDGQSGKTHLMALDRLAAAASTDKPIKLKLEGTYNSKPVQIRGIFGPLVALTDLNQAWSVNVTANAAGANLTADGAIRDILNGKGLYLAVTVEGKSVPDFFQLFDVTGVPELGPFKVSGRLADPDGKLTARNLDLRVGTEELARVDLKGVVKDLLALRGMELGFAIKGKDLVNLEKITGQTLPFKGPFDFCGHAVASSVEDYKISDLKLVLEKGDLSGSMEINLTGKLPRITAALLSQRLDLRPLLLKERGEDEEAGEDNSTAQPAVRAAKHDKIFSDDPLRLEGLNQANADIRIRAEQLVFPLLTINDVNGHMVLEDGHLTMEPLKFLMGGGNFDGRFSVHPQGKIPAVAMTFKIDQLDLGRMFKDLGVDDLPEGKVDVDIDLEGRGNSVAALMAGLKGKTVIIVQDGRMTYKLIGFLGGDLTSSLLEFLNPFKKDEKYSKLNCFVTGLDIRDGLAQSTVLVLDTGSVTVAGHGKIDLKTEELDLSLKSSPKKGVGLKGIAKLGLSLGKLTETLKLSGTLANPSVGIDPTGSVITIGKAIGGVALFGPFGIAAVLADGKLGDKNPCLAAIEAAKKGGKDSGKEPDKKEGVTR, from the coding sequence ATGCGCTTGAAATGGATATTGGGTATTGCTGTCGCCCTCATGCTCGCGTTAATCGTAACAATTTACGCGATTGTGTCGAGCTACGACTTCAATGATCTCAAACCCAGGATTGTTCAAGCGGTCAAGGATGCCACGGGCCGCGAACTCACCCTGGGCGGCGACATTGAGCTTGATATTGGCTTGACCCCAGCCCTTGTGGTGGAGGACGTGAGCTTCCAGAACGCACCTTGGGGCTCGCGGACCGAGCTTGCCAAGATCAGACGCTTGGAGGTGCAGGTACACGTCCTTCCGCTTATCAGCGGGACCATAGAAGTCAAACGGCTCATCCTGATCGAGCCCGACATCCTGATTGAGACCAACAGTTCGGGCAAATCAAACTTCGTGTTCGAAGCCCCTAAGGAGATGGAATTTGAGAAATCCAAGGAAGAGGCGACGGCCGATGGGGAAGCAACAATCCCGGAGTTGATTTTCAGCGACGTGCGCATCGAAAATGGTCGACTCACGTACAAAGACGGACAATCGGGCAAGACCCATCTCATGGCATTGGACAGACTCGCTGCGGCCGCAAGCACTGATAAGCCAATCAAACTGAAACTTGAGGGGACTTACAACAGCAAGCCTGTCCAGATTAGAGGAATCTTTGGTCCGCTGGTGGCATTGACCGACCTCAACCAAGCATGGTCCGTGAATGTGACAGCCAACGCCGCAGGTGCCAATCTCACCGCTGACGGCGCGATCAGGGACATCTTGAACGGTAAGGGCCTTTACCTCGCTGTCACCGTCGAGGGTAAGTCTGTTCCTGATTTTTTCCAGCTTTTTGACGTGACCGGCGTGCCCGAACTAGGGCCTTTCAAGGTATCGGGCAGGCTTGCCGACCCTGACGGAAAATTGACAGCGAGAAATCTCGACCTTCGGGTCGGTACCGAGGAGCTGGCCAGGGTTGATCTTAAAGGTGTAGTCAAGGACCTCCTGGCTTTACGAGGGATGGAACTTGGCTTTGCGATCAAGGGCAAGGATCTGGTAAATCTCGAAAAGATCACAGGCCAGACGCTGCCTTTTAAGGGGCCTTTTGACTTTTGCGGTCATGCCGTCGCGTCGTCGGTAGAAGACTACAAGATTTCTGACCTGAAACTTGTCCTCGAAAAAGGCGATCTCAGTGGTTCAATGGAGATCAACCTGACAGGGAAACTGCCGCGAATTACGGCCGCGCTCTTGTCTCAGAGACTGGACCTGCGGCCTCTGTTGTTGAAAGAACGTGGAGAAGATGAAGAGGCAGGTGAGGACAATTCGACAGCGCAGCCAGCAGTACGAGCGGCAAAGCACGACAAGATCTTTTCTGATGATCCCTTGCGTCTCGAAGGACTGAACCAAGCCAATGCTGATATCAGGATCAGGGCAGAGCAGCTCGTTTTCCCGCTTCTGACCATCAATGACGTCAACGGTCACATGGTCCTGGAGGACGGACATCTCACGATGGAACCTCTTAAATTCCTTATGGGTGGCGGAAACTTTGACGGCCGTTTTTCTGTTCATCCCCAGGGCAAGATTCCAGCCGTGGCAATGACTTTTAAGATCGACCAGCTGGACCTCGGTCGCATGTTCAAGGATTTGGGGGTCGACGATCTTCCCGAGGGCAAGGTGGATGTTGACATCGATCTTGAGGGCCGGGGAAACTCGGTAGCAGCGCTTATGGCCGGACTCAAAGGGAAAACCGTGATAATTGTACAAGACGGTAGAATGACTTATAAACTCATCGGTTTCCTCGGCGGTGATTTGACTTCAAGCCTGCTTGAGTTTCTCAATCCGTTCAAAAAGGACGAAAAATACAGTAAACTCAATTGCTTTGTCACAGGATTGGACATCAGGGACGGACTGGCACAAAGCACCGTACTGGTGTTGGACACCGGCAGCGTAACCGTGGCCGGCCACGGCAAGATCGATCTGAAAACCGAGGAACTGGACTTGTCGCTTAAGTCTTCTCCGAAAAAAGGCGTTGGCCTCAAGGGCATTGCCAAGCTGGGCCTGAGCCTTGGCAAGTTGACGGAAACGCTCAAGCTCAGCGGCACTCTGGCCAATCCTTCCGTGGGCATCGACCCGACAGGGTCGGTCATCACGATCGGCAAGGCGATAGGCGGTGTGGCGTTATTCGGGCCGTTCGGCATTGCAGCGGTCCTGGCCGACGGCAAGCTGGGTGATAAGAACCCATGCCTTGCCGCCATCGAAGCTGCGAAGAAAGGCGGCAAGGACTCGGGCAAGGAACCGGACAAGAAGGAGGGCGTAACGCGGTAA
- the cooS gene encoding anaerobic carbon-monoxide dehydrogenase catalytic subunit: MAVCGIACPGIDCEGSMQVAREAAKKGVVTYMQRMEKKVIQPCLFGKGGTCCRNCSFGPCMIIEDVPESIGICGATASTVAARNFVRMIAGGASAHMDHGLETTMGFIAAAKGESDYTIKDEKKLLDMADVFEIKTEGRATKDIAIELGEKALAEFGRQEGSLYTVRRAPMKRQEVWKKMGVLPRGIEREVMEIMHRTHMGTDQDYKNLILQGTRLAIADGWGASMISTELQDIMFGTPVPIRAIVNLGTLDEEKVNIVVHGHEPILSEAMAMVCQEPEMLSAAKEVGAPGINLVGVCCTGNEILMRHGIPIAGSFIQQEIVLATGAVEAMVVDIQCIMQSVATVGQCFHTEIITTSPRAKIPGATHIEFDHHHALETARTIVSGAIERYPKRRGVNIPRHKMDVVAGFSHETINYMLGGTFRASYRPLNDNIINGRIRGVGAVVGCDSAHVLSGYVHTTVAKELIANNVLVLVTGCAATACGREGLLRPEAAELAGPGLREVCETVGMPPVLHMGSCVDNSRILIAAAEIVREGGLGDDISKVPAAGCAPEWMSEKAVSIGHYCVASGVFVVFGRTFPTTGSKVLTDFLFREIEELYGGLWAVAEDPVEMAQMMIRHIEKKRAALGIQEKKERVLFDMAMRREL, encoded by the coding sequence ATGGCCGTTTGTGGCATTGCTTGCCCCGGTATCGATTGTGAGGGGAGCATGCAGGTGGCCAGGGAAGCGGCCAAAAAAGGCGTGGTCACCTATATGCAGCGGATGGAAAAGAAGGTCATTCAGCCCTGCCTTTTCGGCAAGGGCGGCACCTGCTGCCGGAACTGTTCCTTTGGGCCGTGCATGATCATTGAAGATGTCCCGGAATCGATCGGTATTTGCGGGGCCACAGCTTCGACCGTGGCTGCGCGTAATTTTGTCCGTATGATAGCAGGCGGCGCTTCGGCTCATATGGATCACGGGCTTGAAACAACCATGGGGTTCATAGCCGCGGCCAAAGGGGAGTCCGATTACACGATTAAGGACGAAAAGAAGCTTCTTGATATGGCTGACGTCTTTGAGATCAAGACCGAGGGTCGCGCAACAAAAGATATTGCCATAGAACTGGGAGAAAAGGCACTGGCCGAGTTCGGAAGGCAGGAAGGGAGCCTCTACACCGTACGTCGTGCCCCGATGAAGAGGCAGGAGGTCTGGAAAAAGATGGGTGTGCTGCCGCGTGGTATCGAGCGGGAGGTTATGGAGATCATGCACCGCACGCACATGGGTACTGATCAGGACTATAAGAACCTTATCCTGCAGGGGACGCGCCTTGCCATAGCAGATGGGTGGGGAGCCTCGATGATCTCCACCGAATTGCAGGACATCATGTTCGGGACACCGGTGCCGATTAGGGCCATAGTCAACCTTGGCACCCTTGACGAAGAGAAGGTAAACATTGTGGTGCACGGCCATGAACCGATCCTTTCAGAAGCCATGGCCATGGTGTGCCAGGAACCTGAGATGCTCTCCGCGGCAAAAGAGGTAGGCGCTCCCGGAATAAACCTGGTTGGCGTCTGTTGTACTGGAAACGAGATCTTGATGAGGCACGGGATCCCGATCGCAGGTAGCTTTATCCAGCAGGAGATCGTACTGGCCACCGGGGCGGTTGAGGCCATGGTCGTTGACATCCAGTGTATCATGCAGTCGGTAGCGACCGTGGGCCAGTGTTTTCACACAGAAATTATCACCACGTCTCCCCGTGCAAAAATCCCGGGGGCAACCCATATCGAGTTTGACCATCACCACGCACTGGAGACAGCAAGAACAATCGTAAGCGGTGCCATAGAGAGATACCCTAAGAGAAGAGGGGTAAATATTCCCAGGCACAAGATGGACGTGGTGGCAGGATTCAGTCATGAAACCATCAATTATATGCTAGGCGGTACCTTCAGGGCGTCTTACCGGCCCCTAAACGATAACATTATTAATGGCCGCATCAGAGGAGTCGGTGCTGTTGTAGGATGTGATAGCGCCCACGTCCTTTCAGGCTATGTGCACACGACAGTGGCCAAGGAGTTGATAGCCAACAACGTGCTGGTACTGGTTACCGGGTGCGCTGCTACGGCTTGCGGCCGCGAAGGTCTGTTGCGACCAGAGGCGGCAGAACTGGCAGGCCCTGGCCTAAGAGAGGTGTGCGAGACCGTGGGTATGCCGCCGGTACTGCACATGGGCTCCTGCGTGGACAACAGCCGTATCCTTATCGCGGCTGCTGAAATTGTGCGTGAAGGCGGCCTCGGCGATGATATCAGCAAGGTCCCTGCGGCAGGCTGCGCCCCTGAATGGATGAGTGAGAAGGCCGTATCTATTGGTCACTATTGTGTGGCAAGCGGTGTCTTTGTTGTATTTGGCAGGACCTTCCCTACAACAGGGAGTAAGGTTTTGACCGACTTCCTGTTTAGAGAGATAGAAGAGTTGTATGGCGGGTTGTGGGCGGTTGCGGAAGACCCGGTAGAAATGGCGCAGATGATGATCCGGCATATTGAAAAGAAGCGAGCGGCCCTGGGAATCCAGGAAAAGAAAGAAAGGGTCCTCTTTGATATGGCCATGAGGCGGGAATTGTAG
- a CDS encoding lytic murein transglycosylase, with amino-acid sequence MYCLSCGNTLFRLTTISILSLLSALGWTVCAYCEPSPFATLQERLVRDGFDKSTIRALYLRPEATFDEKSITAYFLHRESTLNYGQFLTRSSIGDASNYLRKHGRAFQRARELYGVEGEIVTAILLVESRLGTYKSKRLVFKTLSNLAVVDDTANRDMLWYDYVKDRGRGTKDEFDKWARRKSAWAYRELKAYLKYVKAQNLDPLSLRGSYAGALGFAQFVPSSVLKFGIDGNKDGQINLSQHRDAIESVANYLKGHGWKPQQSRDEAFRVLLSYNHSKYYADTILEVAERLSGNRRK; translated from the coding sequence GTGTACTGTCTGAGTTGCGGAAACACATTGTTTCGACTGACGACAATTTCGATTCTGAGCCTTCTGTCTGCGCTGGGTTGGACCGTATGCGCCTATTGCGAACCGTCACCCTTTGCCACGCTTCAAGAGCGTCTTGTTCGGGACGGATTTGACAAGTCCACGATACGTGCCCTGTATTTAAGACCGGAAGCCACGTTTGACGAAAAGAGTATCACAGCTTATTTTTTGCACCGCGAATCCACTTTGAACTACGGTCAGTTCTTGACCCGATCTTCCATTGGCGATGCATCCAATTACCTCAGAAAACACGGAAGGGCCTTTCAGCGGGCCCGGGAACTCTATGGTGTTGAGGGAGAGATCGTTACTGCCATCTTGCTCGTGGAATCAAGGCTGGGGACATACAAAAGCAAACGACTGGTCTTTAAGACCCTGTCGAACCTGGCGGTCGTTGATGATACTGCCAACAGGGACATGCTCTGGTACGATTACGTCAAAGACAGGGGCCGGGGCACAAAGGACGAGTTTGACAAATGGGCTCGTCGAAAATCGGCCTGGGCATACCGTGAACTTAAGGCTTATCTGAAATATGTTAAGGCCCAGAATTTAGATCCCTTATCTTTGCGCGGATCCTATGCCGGGGCCTTGGGCTTTGCTCAGTTTGTTCCTTCAAGCGTCCTCAAGTTCGGTATTGACGGCAACAAAGACGGGCAGATCAATTTGAGTCAGCACAGAGATGCCATTGAAAGCGTGGCCAACTATCTGAAGGGACATGGGTGGAAACCGCAACAGAGCCGCGACGAGGCGTTTCGCGTTTTGCTTAGTTATAACCACAGTAAGTATTACGCTGACACAATACTGGAGGTGGCCGAACGTCTTTCCGGGAATCGGCGGAAATGA
- a CDS encoding PLDc_N domain-containing protein, whose protein sequence is MSHGLILLMLLLPMVPTFWAIVDLAHRDFGTLRKKALWGVFVVFVPCLGGLVYLIFGRSQGTRS, encoded by the coding sequence ATGAGTCATGGTTTAATCCTCCTGATGTTGTTGCTTCCCATGGTCCCTACGTTCTGGGCCATCGTGGACCTGGCACACAGGGATTTTGGCACTTTGAGAAAAAAAGCCCTTTGGGGAGTTTTTGTGGTCTTTGTGCCATGCTTGGGAGGTCTTGTTTACCTCATCTTCGGACGTAGTCAGGGAACCAGGTCATAG
- a CDS encoding formate--tetrahydrofolate ligase, with product MAFDPTKFQDWQISEAAEENMPTPDDWREGLGLEKDEVIPYARLCKLDFMKIIERLKDKPDGKYIEVTAITPTPLGEGKSTTSVGLMEGMGKRGLNVGGCLRQPSGGPTMNIKGTAAGGGNALLIPMTRFSMGLTGDINDIMNAHNLAMVALTARMQHERNYNDEQLQRLTGMRRLDIDPTRVEMGWIIDFCAQSLRNIIIGIGGRFDGFTMQSKFGIAVSSELMAILSIVRDLADLRERLDKITVAFDKGGNAITTGDLEVGGAMTAWMRNTINPTLMCTVEYQPCMVHAGPFANIAVGQSSVIADRIGLKMFDYHVTESGFGADIGFEKFWNVKCRYSGLKPHVSVLTTTIRALKMHGGGPKVVAGLPLAEEYTRENLDLLEKGIPNMLHHVNIIKTAGIKPVVCVNCFATDTKDEVAMVKKAAETAGARCAVSTHWADGGEGALELADAVKDACEDENDFNFLYPVEMKLRERVEKIATVVYRADSVAWSPEAEAKAKMLEADSKFDDYTTMMVKTHLSLSHDPAVKGLPTGWALPIRDVLIYSGAKFLCPCAGTISLMPGTSSNPAFRRVDVDVKTGKVKGIF from the coding sequence ATGGCTTTTGATCCAACCAAATTCCAAGACTGGCAAATTTCTGAAGCGGCAGAAGAAAACATGCCTACGCCAGATGACTGGCGCGAGGGACTCGGACTCGAAAAGGATGAGGTTATCCCTTACGCCAGACTCTGCAAGCTCGATTTCATGAAGATTATTGAAAGGCTTAAAGACAAACCGGACGGCAAGTATATCGAGGTGACCGCCATTACTCCCACCCCCCTCGGCGAGGGTAAGAGCACAACCTCTGTGGGACTTATGGAAGGGATGGGAAAACGCGGATTGAATGTGGGCGGCTGTCTCCGCCAGCCCTCGGGTGGCCCAACAATGAACATCAAAGGAACAGCAGCCGGCGGGGGTAATGCTTTGCTCATTCCCATGACAAGATTCTCGATGGGACTGACCGGAGATATCAATGATATCATGAATGCCCACAACCTGGCCATGGTTGCGCTCACAGCCAGAATGCAGCACGAGCGCAACTACAATGACGAGCAACTGCAAAGGCTTACTGGTATGCGGCGTTTGGATATCGATCCTACGAGGGTGGAGATGGGTTGGATAATCGATTTTTGTGCCCAAAGCCTTCGCAATATTATCATAGGTATCGGTGGCCGTTTCGATGGGTTTACCATGCAGTCCAAGTTTGGAATTGCAGTAAGTTCCGAACTTATGGCTATCCTCTCAATTGTGAGGGATCTGGCAGATCTGCGTGAAAGATTGGACAAGATCACCGTGGCCTTTGACAAGGGGGGCAATGCGATAACCACAGGCGACCTGGAGGTAGGCGGCGCTATGACCGCGTGGATGCGAAATACGATCAACCCCACCCTCATGTGCACTGTTGAATACCAGCCGTGTATGGTCCATGCTGGTCCTTTTGCCAACATAGCAGTCGGTCAATCTTCCGTTATTGCCGACCGGATCGGGCTGAAGATGTTTGATTACCATGTCACAGAAAGCGGTTTTGGCGCTGACATCGGGTTTGAAAAATTCTGGAACGTCAAGTGCCGGTACAGCGGGCTCAAGCCCCACGTGTCTGTGCTTACAACCACGATTCGGGCTTTGAAGATGCACGGAGGCGGCCCCAAGGTGGTTGCAGGGCTGCCGCTGGCTGAAGAGTACACTAGGGAAAACCTTGACCTGCTCGAAAAAGGCATTCCCAACATGTTGCATCACGTTAATATTATCAAGACGGCAGGTATTAAGCCGGTCGTTTGCGTCAACTGTTTTGCCACTGACACCAAAGACGAGGTCGCCATGGTGAAAAAGGCGGCCGAGACCGCTGGCGCTCGGTGCGCCGTATCCACCCACTGGGCCGATGGCGGTGAGGGCGCCCTGGAGCTGGCTGATGCAGTGAAGGATGCCTGCGAGGACGAGAATGACTTCAATTTCCTCTATCCCGTTGAGATGAAGCTGCGCGAGCGGGTTGAAAAAATCGCCACAGTGGTGTACAGGGCAGACAGTGTGGCCTGGAGCCCCGAAGCAGAGGCCAAGGCCAAGATGCTTGAAGCAGACTCTAAGTTTGACGACTACACTACCATGATGGTGAAGACCCACCTTAGCCTCAGCCACGACCCTGCCGTAAAGGGACTGCCCACAGGTTGGGCACTGCCCATCCGTGATGTGCTGATCTACTCCGGGGCCAAGTTTCTGTGTCCATGCGCCGGGACTATCAGTCTGATGCCTGGAACCAGCTCAAATCCGGCCTTTCGACGCGTAGATGTCGATGTGAAGACCGGAAAAGTGAAAGGGATATTCTAA
- the folD gene encoding bifunctional methylenetetrahydrofolate dehydrogenase/methenyltetrahydrofolate cyclohydrolase FolD — translation MAAKLIKGTEISKQIREEIAKEVQELKEKQGITPGLATILVGEDPGSKVYVGQKEKACNKLGIYSERTDLPADTSEADLLELVKKLNDNPKIHGILVQLPLPKHIDAERVIYAIDPDKDVDCFNPVNVGKLMIGTGHFLPCTPHGIMELLRRSDITTEGKHVVVVGRSNIVGKPIANMMMQPPSGGNATVTLCHTGTKDLAAFTKMADILIVAVGKPKTITADMVKEGVVVIDVGVNRIGKTSEGKAILAGDVDFDSVQEKAAAITPVPGGVGPMTITMLMKNTVEAARTLGVGSKP, via the coding sequence ATGGCAGCCAAGCTAATTAAAGGAACAGAGATCTCCAAGCAGATTCGTGAAGAAATCGCAAAGGAAGTGCAGGAACTGAAAGAGAAGCAGGGCATAACCCCCGGGCTCGCCACCATCTTAGTCGGTGAGGACCCGGGCTCAAAGGTTTATGTGGGGCAAAAGGAAAAAGCCTGTAACAAGCTTGGCATTTATTCTGAGAGGACAGATCTCCCTGCTGATACCTCAGAAGCCGATTTGCTGGAACTCGTGAAAAAATTGAACGATAATCCAAAGATCCATGGTATTCTGGTACAACTTCCCCTGCCGAAACATATTGATGCCGAGCGCGTGATCTATGCCATCGATCCTGACAAGGATGTGGATTGCTTCAATCCGGTCAATGTGGGCAAACTGATGATCGGCACTGGCCACTTTCTACCCTGCACGCCCCACGGGATCATGGAGCTTCTGAGGCGTTCAGATATTACCACGGAGGGCAAACACGTGGTGGTAGTTGGAAGAAGCAATATCGTAGGTAAACCAATAGCCAACATGATGATGCAGCCACCTTCCGGAGGAAACGCCACTGTGACCCTTTGTCACACAGGGACAAAAGATCTGGCAGCCTTCACGAAAATGGCAGACATCCTGATCGTGGCTGTGGGAAAGCCCAAGACAATTACTGCTGATATGGTCAAAGAAGGGGTTGTCGTGATCGATGTTGGTGTGAATCGTATCGGCAAGACCTCTGAGGGAAAGGCGATCCTGGCAGGCGATGTGGACTTTGATTCCGTCCAGGAAAAGGCCGCAGCCATCACCCCCGTACCAGGTGGTGTCGGCCCTATGACGATTACGATGCTTATGAAAAACACGGTGGAGGCGGCGAGGACTTTGGGGGTAGGCAGTAAACCCTAA
- a CDS encoding ATP-binding protein yields the protein MDKFAAILKRVEEKKENYATYGFEKLELAAFNTFFDLAQEYDGLENLYIVSVTVPRVFLGLQSNLYTIDPKTEAIQWVANSHPGLEYKKDNVPQYIRISDASYQHGHAHIVPIHGKKTPASSILFHGLRNVIGIFEVTRADHITDAEIFFIRKYVNRIGYNLYNKFLAEQNIQHLKFINNLVADIEHNVIVPNLEYKHYFRKIRKYLNINKEIETGFDSILDEVKPVAPDLYAKISEIVEEMVVINRSIFDDQEKIERHYKHASLFLETLFRPDHFLFGEYILKKTPCYLWKDIVLPQLEEYSDRFIQQGIVVDHSAKDDKRFDDIEVRVDKGLIAQVVANLFSNAAKYAESVADTSGKSVKKIDCRTSLMEDFFGQGHHGVHFHIFSSGRLIKKEDAALIFEEGFRFAQRESVGGTGHGLHFVKNVIEVHGGIVGHKAEDTGNEFYFVIPV from the coding sequence ATGGACAAATTTGCCGCTATCCTGAAACGGGTCGAGGAAAAAAAGGAAAATTATGCCACCTATGGCTTTGAAAAACTTGAACTGGCTGCATTTAATACCTTTTTCGATCTGGCCCAGGAGTACGACGGCCTTGAAAACCTGTACATAGTGAGCGTTACCGTGCCTCGCGTCTTCTTGGGACTCCAAAGCAATCTGTATACGATTGATCCTAAGACAGAAGCTATACAATGGGTTGCAAACAGTCACCCAGGCCTCGAATACAAAAAAGACAATGTGCCCCAATATATTAGGATTTCAGATGCTTCATATCAACACGGCCACGCACACATCGTGCCGATCCATGGCAAGAAGACCCCAGCCAGCAGCATTCTTTTCCATGGCTTGAGAAACGTCATTGGGATATTTGAGGTGACAAGGGCGGATCACATCACAGACGCTGAGATTTTTTTTATACGAAAGTACGTCAATCGCATAGGTTACAATCTTTATAACAAATTCCTCGCTGAACAGAACATCCAGCATCTTAAGTTCATTAACAACCTGGTGGCAGACATAGAGCACAACGTTATTGTGCCCAACCTTGAATACAAGCACTATTTCAGGAAGATCAGAAAATACTTGAACATAAACAAGGAGATTGAAACTGGTTTTGACAGCATCCTTGACGAGGTGAAGCCCGTAGCGCCTGACTTGTATGCCAAGATCAGCGAGATAGTCGAAGAGATGGTCGTGATCAATAGGAGCATATTTGATGATCAGGAGAAGATCGAGAGACATTACAAACACGCCAGTCTTTTTTTAGAGACCTTGTTCCGACCGGACCACTTCTTGTTTGGTGAATACATCCTGAAGAAAACCCCTTGTTACCTCTGGAAAGACATTGTGCTGCCGCAACTGGAGGAGTATTCGGATCGTTTTATCCAACAGGGTATTGTCGTCGACCATAGTGCTAAGGATGATAAGAGATTTGATGATATTGAAGTCAGGGTTGATAAAGGGCTAATTGCCCAAGTGGTGGCCAACCTTTTTTCAAATGCAGCGAAGTATGCTGAATCGGTCGCGGACACGTCGGGAAAAAGTGTTAAGAAAATCGATTGCAGGACTTCGCTCATGGAGGATTTCTTTGGACAAGGACACCATGGTGTACACTTCCATATCTTCTCCTCGGGACGGCTCATCAAGAAGGAAGACGCAGCCCTTATCTTTGAAGAGGGCTTTCGATTTGCACAAAGAGAGTCGGTGGGAGGAACCGGTCACGGGCTCCACTTTGTAAAGAATGTGATTGAAGTGCATGGAGGCATCGTAGGTCATAAGGCAGAAGACACGGGAAACGAATTTTACTTTGTTATCCCGGTCTAA